A window of Paenibacillus sp. 19GGS1-52 contains these coding sequences:
- a CDS encoding sensor histidine kinase translates to MSIRLRLAAWYSGILAVMLLALSAAIYGFVYINTYGDLKDRVQNQAEQLQRGFSFTINISGELDMNAYSRPEDSNLYMQIFIYDSNLLKQSLNMANIGIKFDFPERDKITQGFRNVFIDGNHFLIYERPISLENYNNNPAAVLQVAAYVGEQDKLMERLKNILLVGSFATLIAAFTFGLFLARKAMSPIGKVIDAANGIQTGTDLSSRIEYDGPPDEIGRLIATVNSMLGRMEGFYKELEDSYAAQRRFVSDASHELRTPLTTIRGNIDLLQKVWALEPGENPDLDDAAIRQMSLESVSDIADEAKRMSRLVADMLSLARADTGRTFDIEPVALEPMMTEVARRASFLPRQAEWIAGDMSALNGKYIVGNKDYLQQMLFIFIDNAFKYTPSGEVSLDTVFYQSQVGIRIVDTGIGMDKDEVPHIFDRFYRADESRGITEGIGLGLSIAKWIIDEHGGSVEVVTRQGEGTTFVIWLPLLFAPPLE, encoded by the coding sequence ATGTCCATAAGGTTGCGGCTGGCTGCTTGGTATTCAGGAATTCTAGCCGTTATGCTGCTGGCCTTATCAGCCGCAATTTACGGTTTTGTATACATTAATACTTATGGAGATTTAAAGGATCGTGTACAAAACCAGGCAGAACAATTGCAGCGTGGTTTTAGCTTCACAATTAATATCAGCGGTGAACTGGATATGAACGCGTACAGCCGGCCAGAGGACTCCAACCTGTATATGCAGATTTTTATTTATGATAGTAACCTATTGAAACAATCACTTAATATGGCGAATATTGGAATTAAGTTCGACTTTCCAGAGCGTGATAAAATTACGCAGGGATTTCGTAATGTTTTTATCGATGGGAACCATTTTCTAATCTACGAAAGACCTATTTCTTTGGAAAATTATAATAATAATCCTGCTGCCGTTCTGCAGGTTGCTGCCTATGTGGGAGAGCAGGACAAGCTTATGGAAAGATTAAAAAACATTCTGCTTGTCGGTTCCTTCGCGACCTTAATCGCGGCTTTTACCTTCGGTCTTTTCTTGGCCCGTAAGGCAATGAGTCCGATTGGTAAGGTTATTGATGCCGCTAACGGTATTCAGACAGGAACTGATCTTAGCTCTCGTATTGAATACGATGGACCACCAGATGAGATCGGACGTCTTATTGCAACTGTGAACAGTATGCTTGGGCGGATGGAGGGCTTTTATAAAGAGCTTGAGGATTCTTATGCCGCACAGCGTCGCTTCGTTTCGGATGCGTCACATGAACTGCGTACTCCTCTGACCACGATCCGTGGCAATATTGATCTGCTGCAAAAAGTATGGGCGCTGGAACCGGGGGAAAATCCGGATCTGGACGATGCTGCCATCCGGCAGATGTCACTTGAGTCCGTGAGTGATATTGCTGATGAAGCCAAAAGAATGAGTCGTCTCGTTGCAGATATGCTCTCTCTGGCCCGTGCCGATACTGGGCGTACCTTCGACATAGAGCCGGTAGCACTGGAACCGATGATGACTGAGGTGGCTCGTAGAGCCTCATTCCTGCCCCGCCAAGCGGAGTGGATTGCCGGAGATATGTCAGCCTTGAATGGCAAATATATTGTCGGCAACAAAGATTACTTGCAGCAAATGCTGTTCATCTTCATTGACAATGCCTTCAAATACACACCTTCGGGCGAAGTTTCACTGGATACGGTGTTCTACCAGAGTCAAGTGGGTATCCGTATTGTTGATACGGGCATTGGGATGGATAAAGATGAGGTGCCGCATATTTTTGATCGTTTCTACCGTGCAGATGAATCTCGTGGAATTACGGAAGGGATTGGTCTCGGTCTGTCGATCGCAAAATGGATCATCGATGAACATGGCGGATCAGTTGAGGTAGTTACCCGTCAGGGTGAGGGGACTACTTTTGTGATCTGGCTGCCGCTTCTCTTTGCTCCACCGCTGGAATAG
- a CDS encoding response regulator transcription factor, with protein MRPSILIIDDDEKIISMLRRGLAFEGYDVKSAVNGADGLRAVLASDPDVVILDVMMPQVDGFEVVRRLREGGSSVPVLMLTAKDEIEHRVKGLDMGADDYLVKPFALEELLARVRALLRRKSEQGGGGEQAVSYEDITLDVDSREVIRNGKRLELTAKEFELLHLFMQNPKRVLSRDLIMDKIWGYDYSGESNVLEVYIAMLRQKTEEHGGKRLIQTIRGAGYILRGDN; from the coding sequence ATGCGACCGAGTATTTTAATTATTGATGATGACGAGAAAATTATTTCCATGCTGCGCCGTGGCCTGGCCTTTGAAGGATACGATGTAAAGTCAGCAGTAAATGGGGCTGACGGATTGCGTGCCGTACTGGCCAGTGATCCCGATGTAGTTATTCTAGATGTGATGATGCCGCAAGTGGACGGCTTTGAAGTCGTTAGACGTCTACGGGAGGGTGGCAGTAGTGTACCCGTCCTCATGCTTACGGCTAAAGATGAGATAGAACACCGTGTGAAGGGACTTGATATGGGTGCAGATGACTATTTAGTAAAGCCGTTTGCATTGGAGGAACTGTTAGCACGTGTGCGCGCACTGCTTCGACGCAAGAGCGAGCAGGGTGGAGGCGGAGAACAGGCTGTCTCTTACGAGGATATTACGCTGGATGTGGATTCACGGGAAGTGATCCGCAATGGCAAACGGCTGGAGCTAACGGCTAAGGAATTTGAGTTGCTGCATTTGTTTATGCAGAATCCGAAGCGGGTATTGTCCCGTGACCTGATTATGGATAAGATTTGGGGCTATGATTATAGCGGTGAATCCAATGTGTTGGAAGTTTATATCGCCATGCTGCGCCAGAAGACGGAAGAGCATGGAGGCAAACGCTTGATTCAGACGATCCGGGGAGCCGGGTACATTCTAAGAGGTGACAATTAA
- a CDS encoding trypsin-like peptidase domain-containing protein yields MDDNKNEFNRDNEPAPDREWDNNNESNKNQSTESGSSYYYSYGPFKSLNKDELNTEGTEHYNRREPERVEITPPQSVNPLPYSTSLRTTGYDNNGGGRNGNGGNGADGGGGWQYKGKPKSSVKTVLISFLAGMIVLSSSMFMADRGNWFTDNSATAVAVTNASAKAPNESASVTPSTTTTSLVNGTGDVSNVVDGVGPAVVKIETLVNSSTRSGSQTSPNSTDPFSQFFFGDQFGGSDSQQSEPDAGSQSESGSGSGSGSATQLVPYGIGTGFIYDKAGYILTNQHVIDKADVIQVTLEGNSKPYEAKLLGSSKDLDLAVLKIEGDNNFPVVALGNSDTLKVGSEVVAIGNPQGFDHTVTAGVLSAKGRSIDINEEDGSGTRNYKDLLQTDASINPGNSGGPLLNMNGEVIGMNVAVSTDSQGIGFAIAVNTIKEVVDKLEANQAIPKEPVPFIGASLMTITDEVAKQMGTEIKEGSVVAEIIYKSPAYTADLRPYDIITGVNGTKYATSQDLITFIQTLKVGDKATLNVVRDGKTLDLQVTIGNKNDFDTTKTQQQ; encoded by the coding sequence ATGGACGATAACAAAAATGAGTTTAATCGTGACAATGAGCCGGCACCGGATCGGGAATGGGATAACAACAATGAAAGCAACAAAAACCAGTCTACCGAATCAGGATCATCATACTACTATTCTTACGGACCTTTTAAATCTTTGAATAAAGATGAACTGAATACAGAGGGTACGGAGCATTACAATCGGCGGGAGCCAGAGCGCGTGGAAATTACACCGCCGCAATCGGTTAATCCACTTCCCTATAGTACTTCACTTCGCACAACAGGATATGATAACAATGGCGGCGGACGTAACGGAAATGGTGGGAATGGAGCGGACGGAGGGGGAGGCTGGCAATACAAAGGCAAACCTAAAAGTTCGGTGAAAACAGTGCTGATTTCTTTCCTGGCTGGGATGATCGTTCTATCCAGTTCTATGTTTATGGCAGACCGCGGCAATTGGTTTACGGACAATTCAGCAACAGCGGTTGCAGTAACGAATGCATCAGCTAAAGCGCCTAACGAGAGTGCAAGTGTTACACCTTCAACCACTACCACATCGTTGGTGAATGGAACAGGCGATGTATCAAATGTGGTAGATGGAGTAGGGCCAGCAGTAGTTAAGATTGAGACGCTTGTTAACTCCAGCACCCGCAGTGGAAGTCAAACCAGTCCGAATTCGACAGATCCATTCTCACAATTTTTCTTCGGGGATCAGTTCGGTGGAAGCGATTCTCAACAATCTGAACCGGATGCAGGTTCTCAGTCAGAATCAGGATCAGGATCAGGATCAGGATCAGCAACACAACTTGTTCCTTATGGAATTGGCACAGGCTTCATCTATGATAAAGCCGGATATATTTTGACTAACCAGCACGTAATTGATAAAGCAGATGTGATTCAAGTTACGCTGGAAGGCAACAGCAAGCCTTATGAAGCTAAACTTCTCGGCTCTAGCAAAGATCTCGATCTGGCCGTCCTGAAGATTGAAGGGGACAATAACTTCCCTGTAGTGGCACTGGGTAATTCCGACACGTTAAAGGTTGGCTCGGAAGTAGTAGCTATTGGTAATCCTCAAGGGTTTGATCATACGGTTACAGCCGGTGTACTTAGCGCCAAAGGACGCAGCATTGATATTAATGAAGAAGATGGCAGTGGAACACGCAATTATAAAGATTTGCTGCAGACCGATGCTTCTATTAACCCTGGTAATTCCGGTGGACCTTTGCTCAATATGAACGGTGAAGTCATTGGAATGAACGTGGCTGTAAGTACAGATTCTCAAGGAATAGGCTTCGCTATCGCGGTCAATACCATTAAAGAGGTTGTTGACAAGCTGGAAGCGAACCAAGCCATTCCGAAAGAACCTGTTCCTTTCATCGGAGCCTCACTAATGACAATTACGGATGAAGTTGCCAAGCAAATGGGAACTGAGATTAAAGAAGGTTCTGTGGTAGCCGAGATTATTTATAAATCGCCTGCCTATACCGCAGACTTACGCCCATACGATATTATTACAGGCGTTAATGGAACGAAATATGCAACGAGTCAAGATCTGATTACCTTCATTCAAACGTTAAAAGTTGGTGATAAAGCCACATTGAATGTAGTGCGCGATGGCAAAACACTGGATCTACAAGTTACAATCGGCAACAAAAATGATTTTGATACTACCAAAACTCAGCAGCAGTAA